The Synergistaceae bacterium genome segment AAAAAAGATCGTGCGATATAAACGGGGCGCTGCTTGCTTTCAATGTAGGTTCGCCCCAGATATTCTCCAATGATGCCGATTCCCAGCAACTGCAGTCCTCCAAAAAACAGGATGAGACAGATCGAAGACGCGTAGCCCGGAAGTTCAATTCCCAGGATAATCGTTTTAAAAAAGATGAACGCCCCGTAACAAAAAGAACACAAAGAAATTAAACTGCCCAAATACAGCCATATTGTCAGAGGAAATGTGCTGAAGGAGGTGATCCCCTCCAGAGCGAACTTCCAAAGCCGCCAGGCGTTAAATTTGCTTTTTCCCGACGTCCGGGGCTGACGGACGTAGCCGATTGTCCATTCTTTAAATCCAACCCAGGCAAAAAGCCCCTTCATGAAACGGTGGTGTTCATGCAGAGATTTCACCGCTTCCACGACGCAGCGGTCCATGAGGCGAAAATCCCCCACATTTTCCGGCAGGTGAGGACGCGAGACAATATTGTGGAAACGGTAAAAAATTTTGGCGGTTATGCGTTTCATGAGAGAATCGCTGGAACGGTCGATTCGCCGGGCCAGAATCACCTCGTAGCCTTCGCGCCATTTCGCCACCATTTCGGGAATCAGTTCCGGCGGGTCCTGCAAGTCGACGTCGATGGGAATGACCGCATCTCCCAGGGCGTAATCAATGGCGGCGGTTAAAGCCGCCTCCTTGCCAAAATTACGGGATAAATCCAAAACTTTTACGCGATTGTCGCAGCGAGCGAAAGACAGCAACACTTCCAGCGTGGAATCTCTGCTGCCGTCATTGACGCAGACGATCTCGAAGGGCTCCTTCAGAGACTCCAGAATCGGAATTATTTTTTGAAAAAAAACTGGAATTGTTTCTTCCTCGTTGTAACAGGGACATAAAATCGATATTATGAGACTCACTCCTGTTTCGGCGCAAAATCGCGCTGATTGAAAAATGGGCGTGGAGAGCCTCTCCCCCAACCTCT includes the following:
- a CDS encoding glycosyltransferase family 2 protein, whose amino-acid sequence is MSLIISILCPCYNEEETIPVFFQKIIPILESLKEPFEIVCVNDGSRDSTLEVLLSFARCDNRVKVLDLSRNFGKEAALTAAIDYALGDAVIPIDVDLQDPPELIPEMVAKWREGYEVILARRIDRSSDSLMKRITAKIFYRFHNIVSRPHLPENVGDFRLMDRCVVEAVKSLHEHHRFMKGLFAWVGFKEWTIGYVRQPRTSGKSKFNAWRLWKFALEGITSFSTFPLTIWLYLGSLISLCSFCYGAFIFFKTIILGIELPGYASSICLILFFGGLQLLGIGIIGEYLGRTYIESKQRPVYIARSF